In one Amaranthus tricolor cultivar Red isolate AtriRed21 chromosome 8, ASM2621246v1, whole genome shotgun sequence genomic region, the following are encoded:
- the LOC130821190 gene encoding B3 domain-containing protein REM16-like, whose translation MEDKCEECESWAQKMYWKHFKCLHFCQILEGHDFHSQLVIPRKFSDNVKAKLQETVTLKAPNGTASWQVKLMPSDDALILKDGWSEFLNAFSVQMNDIMIFKYTGESCFHVQIFDRRNLCEKESSYFIRKCDHSESDRLHQDMKFVEQSPEEVMQEDFASTPPNKRTGDTISQPKVYSVDDTGTANEKARLRKPACTWEPVALPRAGTDKEKSIAKEHSKHNVTYVSRRRPVTEEEKNRAFQMAKEEVTEGSFLVVMRPTHVYKSFFLTIPAEWNSKYLMNYEKGPVRLNIKDRTWLTRLVFTSMRRGIISSGWKEFSLDNCLEEFDVCVFKLTNQRHEPSVLNLDVSIFRVVPEAVKSIRVRPAYSRNRKLSLP comes from the exons GTAATCCCCCGAAAGTTCTCCGATAATGTAAAGGCAAAATTACAAGAAACCGTAACTTTAAAAGCGCCTAATGGAACCGCAAGTTGGCAAGTAAAGCTGATGCCAAGTGATGATGCGCTGATTCTGAAAGATGGTTGGAGCGAATTTCTAAATGCATTCTCTGTACAAATGAATGACATTATGATCTTTAAGTATACCGGAGAGTCTTGCTTTCACGTACAAATATTCGATCGAAGAAATTTATGTGAAAAGGAATCATCCTATTTCATCCGAAAATGTGATCACTCGGAATCTGATAGATTACATCAGGACATGAAATTTGTCGAGCAGAGCCCAGAAGAGGTAATGCAGGAAGATTTTGCGTCGACCCCACCAAATAAACGTACGGGCGATACGATCAGCCAACCGAAAGTTTATTCTGTTGATGATACCGGGACTGCAAATGAGAAAGCTAGGCTTAGAAAACCGGCTTGTACTTGGGAACCGGTGGCACTTCCTCGAGCTG GAACGGATAAAGAGAAGTCGATAGCGAAAGAACATAGTAAACATAATGTGACTTATGTTTCAAGGAGAAGGCCTGTGACTGAAGAGGAAAAGAATAGGGCATTTCAGATGGCTAAGGAAGAAGTAACTGAAGGAAGTTTTCTAGTAGTAATGCGACCGACTCATGTTTACAAGTCATTTTTCCTC ACAATTCCAGCGGAATGGAATTCGAAGTATCTGATGAACTACGAAAAGGGACCTGTACGTCTTAATATAAAAGATCGAACATGGTTAACGAGGCTTGTATTCACTTCCATGCGACGTGGTATTATTAGTTCCGGCTGGAAAGAATTTTCGCTAGACAATTGCTTGGAAGAGTTCGATGTTTGTGTGTTTAAGTTAACCAACCAAAGGCATGAGCCGTCAGTCCTCAATCTCGATGTTAGCATATTTCGTGTTGTTCCAGAAGCGGTTAAATCCATTCGCGTACGTCCAGCTTACAGTAGGAATCGCAAGCTTTCATTGCCATGA
- the LOC130821739 gene encoding B3 domain-containing protein REM16-like, whose product MHCVGSGTFVIPKKFSENVKEKLQETVTLKSPNGTASWQVKLMARNDALILKDGWREFLNAFSVRKNDILIFKYIGKSCFHIQIFDRHTLCENETSYFIRKCSHSESDKTHQDQDPKFVKQSPDEVMHEYLHDDFESVPPKKHRGDIASTEEKPQFQKQSWTWEPVTLPQDGTTKQKSITKEHRTDIVTYMSKRRPVTEEEKNRAYQMAAKELTEGSFLMIMRPSHVYRKFFLSFPAEWISKYFTSYEKRPVHLRVKDRTWSTRLIFSSKRRGGLSFGWKDFSLDNCLEEFDVCMFKLASLGHEPALLDVSIFRVVPDAVKSIRVSPASSKSSSNRHCKLAQP is encoded by the exons ATGCATTGTGTTGGCTCGGGTACTTTT GTAATTCCCAAAAAGTTTTCCGAAAAtgtaaaggaaaaattacaagaAACGGTAACCTTGAAATCGCCTAATGGAACCGCGAGTTGGCAAGTAAAGTTGATGGCTCGCAACGATGCGTTAATCCTCAAAGACGGTTGGAGAGAATTTCTGAATGCATTCTCTGTACGAAAAAACGACATCTTGATTTTTAAGTACATCGGGAAGTCTTGCTTTCACATACAAATATTCGATCGACATACTTTATGTGAAAACGAAACATCCTATTTCATCAGAAAATGTAGCCACTCGGAATCTGATAAAACACATCAGGATCAGGACCCGAAATTTGTTAAGCAGAGTCCAGACGAGGTTATGCACGAATACTTGCACGATGATTTTGAGTCGGTCCCACCAAAAAAGCATAGGGGCGATATCGCTTCTACTGAAGAGAAACCTCAATTTCAAAAACAGTCTTGGACTTGGGAACCGGTCACACTTCCCCAAGATGGGACGACTAAACAAAAGTCGATAACGAAAGAACATCGTACGGATATTGTGACTTATATGTCTAAAAGGCGGCCCGTGACCGAAGAGGAAAAGAATCGAGCGTATCAAATGGCTGCGAAAGAATTAACCGAGGGCAGTTTTCTGATGATAATGCGACCATCACACGTTTACAGGAAATTTTTCCTG TCATTTCCAGCAGAATGGATTAGCAAGTATTTTACGAGCTATGAAAAGCGACCTGTGCATCTTAGAGTGAAAGATCGAACATGGTCGACCAGGCTTATATTCAGTTCCAAGAGACGCGGTGGGCTTAGTTTTGGCTGGAAAGATTTTTCGTTAGACAATTGCTTAGAGGAATTTGATGTTTGCATGTTTAAGTTAGCCAGCCTAGGGCATGAGCCAGCATTACTCGATGTTAGCATATTTCGTGTTGTGCCAGATGCGGTGAAATCCATACGTGTATCTCCCGCTTCTAGTAAAAGTTCCTCTAACAGGCATTGCAAGCTTGCGCAACCGTAG
- the LOC130821191 gene encoding DExH-box ATP-dependent RNA helicase DExH9 isoform X1: MDSDSVKRKLSPSLEEQKPQKIIKPNINNDCVACFHDVSYPEGYIVPSSSSPTPAITTPAKEFNFTLDPFQAEAIKCLEKGESVMVSAHTSAGKTVVASYAIAMSLRNKQRVIYTSPIKALSNQKYRDFKEEFGDVGLMTGDVTEAPLASCLVMTTEIWRSMQYRGSEIIREVAWVIFDEVHYMRDTERGVVWEESIVMAPKNSRFVFLSATVPNAKEFADWVAKVHQQPCHIVYTDYRPTPLQHYIFPSGGKGLYLVVDEKAKFREDSFQKALNALVPATEGEKKRENGKWQKGVVVGKLGEESDIFKLVKMLIQRQYDPIILFSFSKRDCEFLAMQMAKMDLNGDDEKVNTEMIFWSAMSMLSDDDQKLPQVTNILPLLKRGIGVHHSGLLPILKEVIEILFQEGLIKCLFATETFSIGLNMPAKTVVFTNVRKFDGHKFRWLTGGEYIQMSGRAGRRGIDDRGICILMVDEKLEPSTAKMMLKGNADSLNSAFHLGYNMLLNQLRCEDGNPENLLRNSFYQFQADRAIPDLEKQVKKLQEEKDSIIIEEEESLKNYYSLIEQYKSLKKDMCDIIFSPKYCLPFLQPGRLICIECTKSDENLPSVSIEDNVTWGVIINFHKIKSISEDEESKKPEDASYTVDVLTRCMVSREDGGRKTTKIVPLKDPGEPIVVSVPLSQVYKLSSVRVIMSKDLLPLEARENTLKKVSEVLSRFSKDGVPLLDPEEDMKVQRKTYKMVVRRIEALEGLFDKYEVAKSPLIKEKLIALHKKKELGAKIKSIKRQMRTSTALAFKDELKARKRVLRRLGYITNDDVVELKGKVASEISSADELTLTELMFNGTFKDIKIEDMVALLSCLVWQEKLQDTLKPREELELLFIRLQDTARRVAKVQLECKVQIDVEGFVSSFRPDIMEAVYAWAKGSKFYEIMEITQVFEGSLIRAIRRLEEVLQQLILAAKSIGEIELESKFEDAVSKIKRDIVFAASLYVGSEPDV, encoded by the exons ATGGATTCTGATTCTGTCAAGAGGAAATTATCGCCGTCATTAGAGGAACAAAAACCCCAGAAAATCATTAAACCCAACATAAACAACGACTGTGTTGCTTGCTTCCATGACGTTTCTTACCCAGAAGGCTATATCGTGCCTTCTTCTTCGTCCCCTACCCCTGCCATTACCACCCCTGCTAAAGAATTTAACTTTACTCTCGACCCTTTTCAGGCTGAAGCAATTAAGTGCCTTGAAAAGGGAGAATCTGTTATG GTGTCAGCCCATACCTCGGCTGGAAAAACGGTTGTCGCATCATATGCTATTGCTATGTCATTGCGGAACAAGCAAAGAGTGATATATACTTCTCCTATTAAAGCTCTTAGCAATCAGAAATATCGAGATTTTAAAGAGGAGTTTGGAGATGTTGGTTTAATGACAGGCGATGTCACTGAAGCTCCTCTTGCTTCCTGCCTG GTTATGACAACAGAAATTTGGCGAAGTATGCAATATAGAGGATCAGAGATTATAAGAGAAGTGGCATGGGTAATATTTGACGAGGTCCACTACATGCGTGATACGGAGCGGGGTGTTGTCTGGGAAGAAAGCATAGTCATGGCTCCAAAGAACTCTCGATTTGTTTTCCTTTCAGCAACTGTCCCTAATGCTAAGGAATTTGCAGATTGGGTTGCAAAG GTTCACCAGCAACCTTGTCATATTGTTTATACAGATTATCGGCCCACGCCACTTCAACATTACATATTTCCTTCAGGTGGAAAAGGCCTGTACTTGGTGGTGGATGAGAAAGCCAAATTTCGCGAAGATAGCTTCCAGAAAGCTTTGAATGCCCTTGTGCCTGCGACTGAGGGtgaaaagaagagagagaatggGAAGTGGCAAAAGGGCGTGGTGGTTGGTAAGTTGGGAGAAGAAAGCGATATATTCAAGCTGGTCAAAATGCTTATACAACGCCAGTATGACCCCATTATTTTGTTCAGCTTCAGCAAGAGAGACTGTGAATTTCTCGCTATGCAG ATGGCAAAAATGGATTTAAATGGGGACGATGAGAAAGTGAACACAGAAATGATTTTTTGGAGTGCAATGTCCATGCTATCTGATGATGATCAGAAGCTTCCTCAG GTTACAAATATTTTGCCTCTCTTAAAACGTGGGATAGGAGTTCATCATTCTGGCTTGTTACCAATCCTGAAGGAAGTTATTGAAATACTATTTCAAGAAGGACTTATAAAG TGTTTGTTTGCAACAGAGACCTTTAGCATTGGTTTAAACATGCCTGCCAAGACCGTTGTGTTTACAAATGTTCGCAAATTTGATGGACATAAGTTCAGATGGCTTACCGGTGGAGAATACATACAAATGAGTGGTCGTGCTGGTCGGCGAGGTATTGATGATCGTGGAATATGTATTCTGATGGTAGATGAGAAGCTTGAACCTTCAACAGCTAAGATGATGCTTAAAGGAAATGCTGATAGTTTGAACAG TGCCTTTCATCTAGGCTACAACATGCTCTTGAATCAATTACGATGTGAAGATGGTAACCCTGAAAATTTGCTTCGTAATTCGTTCTATCAATTTCAAGCCGATCGTGCAATTCCTGATTTGGAG AAGCAAGTGAAAAAACTTCAAGAAGAGAAGGATTCAATtataattgaagaagaagaaagcttaaAGAATTATTACTCTCTGATCGAACAGTATAAAAGCTTGAAGAAAGATATGTGTGATATTATATTTTCGCCCAAGTATTGCTTGCCTTTCCTGCAGCCTGGAAGACTTATTTGCATCGAATGTACAAAATCTGATGAAAATCTGCCATCCGTCTCCATCGAGGACAATGTGACTTGGGGTGTCATCATAAATTTTCATAAGATCAAGAGCATTTCCGAAG ATGAAGAAAGTAAAAAGCCAGAGGACGCAAGCTACACTGTTGATGTTCTCACTAGATGTATGGTCAGCAGAGAGGATGGAGGAAGAAAAACTACTAAAATTGTTCCACTTAAGGATCCTGGGGAGCCTATCGTAGTGTCTGTTCCACTTTCTCAA GTCTACAAGTTGAGTAGCGTACGTGTGATCATGTCAAAGGATCTTTTGCCACTAGAGGCTCGAGAAAATACTTTGAAGAAGGTTTCAGAAGTTCTTTCCAGATTCTCTAAGGATGGGGTTCCGTTGCTAGATCCTGAAGAAGATATGAAG GTTCaaagaaaaacatacaaaatggTTGTTCGTAGAATTGAAGCATTAGAGGGTCTGTTTGACAAATATGAAGTGGCAAAGTCTCCTCTAATTAAGGAGAAACTTATAGCGTTGCACAAAAAGAAAGAACTTGGGGCTAAAATAAAGTCTATTAAGAGACAAATGCGTACCTCTACTGCATTGGCTTTTAAGGATGAGCTCAAAGCAAGGAAACGAGTTTTAAGACGGCTTGG ATACATTACGAATGACGACGTTGTGGAGTTAAAGGGGAAGGTCGCCTCTGAAATTAGTAGTGCTGATGAGTTGACTCTCACAGAGCTTATGTTCAATGGCACTTTCAAAGACATAAAAATAGAAGATATGGTGGCCCTTTTGTCTTGTCTTGTGTGGCAAGAAAAACTTCAAGATACTCTAAAACCTAGAGAGGAACTCGAGCTGCTTTTCATACGACTGCAAGATACTGCTCGGAGAGTTGCCAAAGTTCAGCTCGAGTGCAAG GTCCAGATTGACGTTGAGGGTTTTGTGAGCTCATTCCGGCCTGATATTATGGAGGCAGTTTATGCTTGGGCCAAAGGATCAAAATTTTACGAGATTATGGAAATTACACAGGTGTTCGAGGGAAGCTTGATTAGGGCTATCAGGAGATTGGAAGAAGTCCTTCAGCAACTGATTCTCGCAGCTAAATCCATCGGGGAGATAGAGCTTGAATCTAAGTTTGAAGATGCTGTCTCTAAAATCAAGAGGGATATCGTCTTTGCTGCATCCCTGTATGTGGGATCCGAACCAGACGTATGA
- the LOC130821191 gene encoding DExH-box ATP-dependent RNA helicase DExH9 isoform X2, whose amino-acid sequence MDSDSVKRKLSPSLEEQKPQKIIKPNINNDCVACFHDVSYPEGYIVPSSSSPTPAITTPAKEFNFTLDPFQAEAIKCLEKGESVMVSAHTSAGKTVVASYAIAMSLRNKQRVIYTSPIKALSNQKYRDFKEEFGDVGLMTGDVTEAPLASCLVMTTEIWRSMQYRGSEIIREVAWVIFDEVHYMRDTERGVVWEESIVMAPKNSRFVFLSATVPNAKEFADWVAKVHQQPCHIVYTDYRPTPLQHYIFPSGGKGLYLVVDEKAKFREDSFQKALNALVPATEGEKKRENGKWQKGVVVGKLGEESDIFKLVKMLIQRQYDPIILFSFSKRDCEFLAMQMAKMDLNGDDEKVNTEMIFWSAMSMLSDDDQKLPQVTNILPLLKRGIGVHHSGLLPILKEVIEILFQEGLIKCLFATETFSIGLNMPAKTVVFTNVRKFDGHKFRWLTGGEYIQMSGRAGRRGIDDRGICILMVDEKLEPSTAKMMLKGNADSLNSAFHLGYNMLLNQLRCEDGNPENLLRNSFYQFQADRAIPDLEKQVKKLQEEKDSIIIEEEESLKNYYSLIEQYKSLKKDMCDIIFSPKYCLPFLQPGRLICIECTKSDENLPSVSIEDNVTWGVIINFHKIKSISEDEESKKPEDASYTVDVLTRCMVSREDGGRKTTKIVPLKDPGEPIVVSVPLSQVYKLSSVRVIMSKDLLPLEARENTLKKVSEVLSRFSKDGVPLLDPEEDMKVQRKTYKMVVRRIEALEGLFDKYEVAKSPLIKEKLIALHKKKELGAKIKSIKRQMRTSTALAFKDELKARKRVLRRLGYITNDDVVELKGKVASEISSADELTLTELMFNGTFKDIKIEDMVALLSCLVWQEKLQDTLKPREELELLFIRLQDTARRVAKVQLECKVFEGSLIRAIRRLEEVLQQLILAAKSIGEIELESKFEDAVSKIKRDIVFAASLYVGSEPDV is encoded by the exons ATGGATTCTGATTCTGTCAAGAGGAAATTATCGCCGTCATTAGAGGAACAAAAACCCCAGAAAATCATTAAACCCAACATAAACAACGACTGTGTTGCTTGCTTCCATGACGTTTCTTACCCAGAAGGCTATATCGTGCCTTCTTCTTCGTCCCCTACCCCTGCCATTACCACCCCTGCTAAAGAATTTAACTTTACTCTCGACCCTTTTCAGGCTGAAGCAATTAAGTGCCTTGAAAAGGGAGAATCTGTTATG GTGTCAGCCCATACCTCGGCTGGAAAAACGGTTGTCGCATCATATGCTATTGCTATGTCATTGCGGAACAAGCAAAGAGTGATATATACTTCTCCTATTAAAGCTCTTAGCAATCAGAAATATCGAGATTTTAAAGAGGAGTTTGGAGATGTTGGTTTAATGACAGGCGATGTCACTGAAGCTCCTCTTGCTTCCTGCCTG GTTATGACAACAGAAATTTGGCGAAGTATGCAATATAGAGGATCAGAGATTATAAGAGAAGTGGCATGGGTAATATTTGACGAGGTCCACTACATGCGTGATACGGAGCGGGGTGTTGTCTGGGAAGAAAGCATAGTCATGGCTCCAAAGAACTCTCGATTTGTTTTCCTTTCAGCAACTGTCCCTAATGCTAAGGAATTTGCAGATTGGGTTGCAAAG GTTCACCAGCAACCTTGTCATATTGTTTATACAGATTATCGGCCCACGCCACTTCAACATTACATATTTCCTTCAGGTGGAAAAGGCCTGTACTTGGTGGTGGATGAGAAAGCCAAATTTCGCGAAGATAGCTTCCAGAAAGCTTTGAATGCCCTTGTGCCTGCGACTGAGGGtgaaaagaagagagagaatggGAAGTGGCAAAAGGGCGTGGTGGTTGGTAAGTTGGGAGAAGAAAGCGATATATTCAAGCTGGTCAAAATGCTTATACAACGCCAGTATGACCCCATTATTTTGTTCAGCTTCAGCAAGAGAGACTGTGAATTTCTCGCTATGCAG ATGGCAAAAATGGATTTAAATGGGGACGATGAGAAAGTGAACACAGAAATGATTTTTTGGAGTGCAATGTCCATGCTATCTGATGATGATCAGAAGCTTCCTCAG GTTACAAATATTTTGCCTCTCTTAAAACGTGGGATAGGAGTTCATCATTCTGGCTTGTTACCAATCCTGAAGGAAGTTATTGAAATACTATTTCAAGAAGGACTTATAAAG TGTTTGTTTGCAACAGAGACCTTTAGCATTGGTTTAAACATGCCTGCCAAGACCGTTGTGTTTACAAATGTTCGCAAATTTGATGGACATAAGTTCAGATGGCTTACCGGTGGAGAATACATACAAATGAGTGGTCGTGCTGGTCGGCGAGGTATTGATGATCGTGGAATATGTATTCTGATGGTAGATGAGAAGCTTGAACCTTCAACAGCTAAGATGATGCTTAAAGGAAATGCTGATAGTTTGAACAG TGCCTTTCATCTAGGCTACAACATGCTCTTGAATCAATTACGATGTGAAGATGGTAACCCTGAAAATTTGCTTCGTAATTCGTTCTATCAATTTCAAGCCGATCGTGCAATTCCTGATTTGGAG AAGCAAGTGAAAAAACTTCAAGAAGAGAAGGATTCAATtataattgaagaagaagaaagcttaaAGAATTATTACTCTCTGATCGAACAGTATAAAAGCTTGAAGAAAGATATGTGTGATATTATATTTTCGCCCAAGTATTGCTTGCCTTTCCTGCAGCCTGGAAGACTTATTTGCATCGAATGTACAAAATCTGATGAAAATCTGCCATCCGTCTCCATCGAGGACAATGTGACTTGGGGTGTCATCATAAATTTTCATAAGATCAAGAGCATTTCCGAAG ATGAAGAAAGTAAAAAGCCAGAGGACGCAAGCTACACTGTTGATGTTCTCACTAGATGTATGGTCAGCAGAGAGGATGGAGGAAGAAAAACTACTAAAATTGTTCCACTTAAGGATCCTGGGGAGCCTATCGTAGTGTCTGTTCCACTTTCTCAA GTCTACAAGTTGAGTAGCGTACGTGTGATCATGTCAAAGGATCTTTTGCCACTAGAGGCTCGAGAAAATACTTTGAAGAAGGTTTCAGAAGTTCTTTCCAGATTCTCTAAGGATGGGGTTCCGTTGCTAGATCCTGAAGAAGATATGAAG GTTCaaagaaaaacatacaaaatggTTGTTCGTAGAATTGAAGCATTAGAGGGTCTGTTTGACAAATATGAAGTGGCAAAGTCTCCTCTAATTAAGGAGAAACTTATAGCGTTGCACAAAAAGAAAGAACTTGGGGCTAAAATAAAGTCTATTAAGAGACAAATGCGTACCTCTACTGCATTGGCTTTTAAGGATGAGCTCAAAGCAAGGAAACGAGTTTTAAGACGGCTTGG ATACATTACGAATGACGACGTTGTGGAGTTAAAGGGGAAGGTCGCCTCTGAAATTAGTAGTGCTGATGAGTTGACTCTCACAGAGCTTATGTTCAATGGCACTTTCAAAGACATAAAAATAGAAGATATGGTGGCCCTTTTGTCTTGTCTTGTGTGGCAAGAAAAACTTCAAGATACTCTAAAACCTAGAGAGGAACTCGAGCTGCTTTTCATACGACTGCAAGATACTGCTCGGAGAGTTGCCAAAGTTCAGCTCGAGTGCAAG GTGTTCGAGGGAAGCTTGATTAGGGCTATCAGGAGATTGGAAGAAGTCCTTCAGCAACTGATTCTCGCAGCTAAATCCATCGGGGAGATAGAGCTTGAATCTAAGTTTGAAGATGCTGTCTCTAAAATCAAGAGGGATATCGTCTTTGCTGCATCCCTGTATGTGGGATCCGAACCAGACGTATGA
- the LOC130821192 gene encoding DNA-directed RNA polymerases II, IV and V subunit 11-like: protein MNAPDRYERFVVPEGVKKVSYERDTKIINAASFTIEREDHTIGNILRMQLHRDPNVLFAGYKLPHPLQYKILVRIHTTSQSSPTQAYNQAISDLDKELDCLKRAFEVELTNASSEY from the exons atgaaTGCTCCTGATCGATACGAGAGATTCGTCGTCCCTGAAGGCGTTAAAAA GGTTTCGTATGAGAGAGACACCAAGATCATCAATGCCGCCTCTTTTACAATCGAGAGAGAAGATCACACCATTGGCAATATCCTTCGCAT GCAATTACACAGAGACCCAAATGTTCTATTTGCTGGCTACAAGCTTCCTCACCCACTTCAATACAAAATTCTTGTTAGG ATTCACACTACAAGCCAGTCCTCGCCAACGCAGGCATACAATCAAGCTATTAGTGATCTTGATAAGGAACTTGATTGTCTAAAAAGAGCTTTTGAG GTCGAGTTGACAAATGCTTCAAGTGAATACTGA
- the LOC130821195 gene encoding uncharacterized protein LOC130821195 — MEGGIKFSIRELNSNVSLHREQLQQVKYLLDVDPGNSEYKDMEKELKEVIAVVEALLAKGNERFGSVIGTNASASDILQYSNSVAQYEMVDPSNLRSSNGDDADIDALLKAEVTKQALKRKISSAAVPDSQPRSTVKLRIKTKDPVIMNM, encoded by the exons ATGGAAGGCGGTATAAAATTCAGCATTCGAGAGCTCAACTCTAATGTATCTCTTCACAGAGAACAGCTTCAACAG gtGAAATATCTCTTGGATGTTGACCCAGGAAATTCTGAATATAAGGACATGGAAAAGGAACTTAAAGAG GTGATTGCTGTGGTAGAAGCTTTACTGGCAAAGGGAAATGAGAGGTTTGGTTCGGTCATTGGTACGAATGCAAGTGCCTCTGACATCCTGCAATACTCAAATAGTGTAGCTCAGTATGAAATG GTTGATCCCTCAAATTTACGATCAAGTAATGGTGATGACGCGGACATTGATGCTTTATTGAAAGCTGAAGTAACTAAACAGGCCTTGAAACGGAAAATTTCATCAGCCGCAGTTCCTGATAGCCAGCCACGAAGTACAGTAAAACTTCGTATAAAAACTAAGGACCCTGTCATCATGAACATGTG A